The window TGTTTTCCTATCTGTATGGGTGTGACGATAAAGCAGATGGCAATGACAGTTGATGTTTGGGGTAGCCCCACTCTTTTCTCCCGGCACAAAGACAGATACTCTTATCTGCTACGTACTGTATATACAGACGACAAGGGCGTTGATCAGCCTACTCGGGCATTACCggctgctttctttctttattttgATTTCCGTGTTATCCAGATAAGCCCGATCGGCATTGATGACGCTGGAAGATGAAACAAAGACGTAAACGTGAATCTGCAAAACATCATAGGCTCATATATCCGTGGAGATGTCTATCTCCTCGAATAGATTACACGTAAAGAAATGCTCGTATGATggtaaaaaaaggaatatttGCATGACATAAAGATATTATTTGATATCATCTGCCATTACGGCTATATCTGCTTCTCCGTGGACTGCACTCCCGTGGGGGTTGGCTAGAGCTGAAGCAGTCTCATTTCCATGTTCTTTGCTGTACGTAAAGCTTTCCATAGTGTTGATAACCGATAGCGGCAGCTTCGGTATCGTGGTGAGTTTCGCTCTCTTGCCTTGCGTATCTTCCAAGGCGGCGATCGGTATCTCGTAGCAATCATGCGAGTGAACGTAATAGTTTTTTACTTACGCGGAGTGATTGAATCATCACTCTGTATTCCTTGCCTATCATCAAAGCGGCAGTTCATCGCCCCAGATCGACACCTCGCTTTGACGCGTCTTTCAACCCTTCTTCAAATATACTAGCCCAGCGCTGTGCCAATTCGATAAAGTCAAAGGACATGCCTTGGGCAGCACTACCAAGCTCAGCTACCACAGACGTCGCCAGCTTTCCCTCGAGCCCGCATGGAACGAACCGAGCCCACGGATTCAAACGTTCTAATCCCTTGACGGAGACATCGATGTTGATGGCCGTGCCAAGTGCCGTGATATAGCGCCGGTGATGGACCCCGAGGGCTGCAATCTTACGAGGCGGGCCTGACGATTCTTGAACCCAGACGCCGGGCTCATCGCGGTTGGTATATGTTTGAATATCAAACATGTCAGAAAGAAACCGCTGCGTGGTTGTCTCTAGATGGCTAGCAAACGAGGAGACGCTATACTTGGGATACAGAGAAGAATGCATGTCCAATACGGGCCAGAGAACAAGCTGGCCAGGGCCATGGTAAGTCGTGAGGCCTCCGCGgttcgtcttcttcacctgAGGATAAAAGAGCCCCTCGATGGGCTGGGGTcgctggaggagatggacGTCCAGTGGCCGTTCTAGATGGAACATTTGCTCCGGAATTAGATCGTCTTGTCGACGGCCAAGAGTAAACGTCGGCGTAGACTCGAACGTTATGAGCTGTGGCCGAGGGCAATCCTCTTCTGTTCTCGACCTCTCGGGGAGTCCTTTCCAGGTCAGGAATCTGGCTCGATGCTCCTCCTGGACATCTTCAGCGGCTTCATAGCTCGTCAGCCCAGTAGAGTTATCTCCTatgagatgctggtgctgcagTAAGGAGAGTTTTGCAAAGGTAGTCTGATATCGTCGACCAGCAACTGACACGCCAACTCTGTgagatgccgatgccgctgctgctgctgctctgagCTGCAAACGGGGCACGTGCCACATCTTGTGACTTGGCTGCGCTACTGCAGCGGCCGCTGAATTGAGTTGCTCTTGAAAAGCAAAATAGCCCCAAAGGGAATGAAGAAACTTGGACAAGGTTGGTGATGTGATGTTGCAGCTAGCATCCGGCAGTGATTCGACAGGCCGCTGCTAGCGTTCGACTCAGTGAAATCCTGTCGTAGCACGCGCTACCAAGCGCTAACATGGCGGATAGCGCCGGTGGACGCTAAAGGCAGCGTTGTGGATGCTGCTGACgtgacgctgctggcgacAGCTGGACGGTGACAGCCTCCAAATTCCCAGCGAGATGGAAGAACGATCAACGAGGACGCAAATCGGAATGTCACCTGCGCTGGTGGGCGTGGAGATGATGCAATACTGCCGTCTCTCGTTGACGCCTCGTCCACAGCGTTCACAGCGTCCGCCtcatccagcttctgcatCCCCCAGGCCCGCCGCGCTCCTTTCATGACATCAAAGCTTCACTCCCGCTGTGGAAACTGCTCTAATAAGGTTTGCGCAAGCGTCGGCCAATAGTGCAGGTGATGGCGTGCAATAGCAGTTGTCGTCGTATGCTTGCAATTGCGTGGAATGCGCTTGAAGCTTCGTCTCTAGTGGTGGTGAACCGTGGGTGGCACTTTAAGGTGCTGAGCTCGTCCCGGCGTCGTCTCGTACTGCTCACATGCTGATGATTCAAGCTTCCGATGTCGTCTTCCTATGTAAACATTGTAGAAGAAGCAGTCTCCCACTCTCAATGCATCGTCAACtggggcttcttctcgcctgcTATTCGCCAGTCTCTGTGTCGTCATCGCCTCTCCACGATGGCATCTCGTCGACTCAATTGAGTGCAGCGCCACGGCCACACGGCAGGCACTTCCCAGCGCTAGCCCGCTGAAAAAAGCTTCTTGGCGCTAGTATTTtggagcagctgcatcttggccgATCGCCTGATTGCGAGTGCCTGGATTACTGCGAGCTGTACACGATACGAAGTGGCTTTGGGCACTTTCCCGCTTGACATCCATTGACATCCATCACTGTAGAATGTATCGGGTACCTGCTCGAGTAACGTCGGCCCTCTGTGGCTCAGGAAACTGCATCATCAGCCCCGCCGCCTTTTGCCCCTAGGAGCTTCCCATCCagctctttctctcctcccaGGCTCAGCCATTGCGTTGCGTATTTCTTTCCCTCGCTCGTATACTCCAACACCACTTATTTCCATCTCTGTCACTAACGAGCGTATCTTTTAATCTTCTTCACATCACTTCCGCTGCTTTCGTATTTTTAAAGCGGCACATCTCCGCCGAAGCTCTCCCCTGTCCACCAAGCAGCTCCAGATCTAGCTATATCCTAGCTCAAGCAGGGTTCCCTGCACCCGCATGGCCTTAGCTGGATCTGTCACGACGTCATAACATCTCGCATCAACATCACTATCAATATCCATATTGATACTACTACAGTTATAGCAACCGACCACTATAATTAATTGGAATACAGAGGGCTTCGCGAAGGCTTCTACTCTACTTTCTCTTTCATCTATCCATctttcttcgccttcttaCTTGCCACTTATACGAGGACTACGCATTATCACAGCTGATTCAAAATGCCCAAGAGTGAGTGAATCAATTTTCATTTCAGATCCTTGTCAACCGCGCGGCCAATGGTAAAAGCAGCAATAAGAAACATCAGTATCAACGTGTAAATTAAACAACATCAACTTCAGCTCATGCTAACCAATTCGCATTCCACAGACGCTCTTTTAGCCTCCATCGGCTTCATACTTCTCTGCGTCTCCCAGCTATTCATCTGGTTCATCATCCTGCCCGGCGTCACGCATGATACGCCCTTCCGCCATACGTACTACCTTCGTGCCGACACCAGCGGCATCACAGGAGCCCGTGACGTTTCCCAGTGGACttacttcttcatctgcggcCCTGACAACAGAGATTGCGGCCCTTCTCATCCTGCCATTCCTTTCGGCTTTGCCTGGGACAGCAATGCGCGGAATGTGCCACCGGGACTTGGTGGTAGCCATGGCAGTCACACGACGTCGTTCCATTACTTCTACATGTGGCGCTTCGGATGGGTGTTTTTGCTCATGACGCTCTTCTTTGAGGTGCTGGCCTTCTTCACTTCGATACTAGCTTGCTGCGGCCGTCTCGGCGCAGCATTGGCCTTTGTCGTCTCCAgcattgctctcttcttctataCGCTCGCCGTGTCCATCATCACGTAAGCCAACTGCCATATTTCATGTAATGGTTCAAAAAGAGTCACTTTGCTAACTGTTTATCGTACGCAGTGCCACATTCTGCGAAGCCCGCAATCGTTTCCACGACGTTGGCCGCTCTGCTAAGATTGGACCGTGGGCATTCGGTTTCCTCTGGGGTTCGTATGTGGCACTTCTCATTGCTGTCATTCTTTTCGCGCTCGGCATACGTTCGAATCCCACTTTTGACTTTAAACGCCGGCAAAGCTCTCGCGAACCTACCGGAAGCCGAGGCCGCTCCTATGATGGTCGCCGGGTCAAGGAAGAGTATTCGTAAAGAAAGAGCATATCGTTGTTCAGCAAGAAACGTATGTGGAAATGAAAGAGGTAATGGCAGTATTCGGGCCAATGGAGCGACAGAGTTTCGGTGTAAAGCAGACAAAGACTTGCCTATGCTGTCTCCCGAGCGTATGATATACCTGCTTTGAGTACCTAATGGCCTAATTCTCGTTAAAGGCGTTACGTTCTGAGGaataattaataattggAGGAAAGGAAGGTCAAGGGAGCTATACTGATGTGCTTTACTTCTTGATTATAGCTTATGGatttattcttattaatgGTTACAATTACTCTCACCCCTTGGTCGTAAACATGTGATTCTGGTGCCATTGGAACAAGACAACACCCATATCTCATTCATTATAAGACGAAAGTCACTTACTATGCCTCTCAGTCATGCCCAATCTTGTATATGAATGATTCTTAATTATGGTACAGGCTGCCCTCGTGTTCTTGGCCATGCGTGTGCGTTATCTGATATACGTACAAcacaataaaaaaagagaaaaatccTCCCAAGATAATCCTTCCCGCCGTATATACCATAACAtcccccccttctccccAACTCCCTTAAAATCTTTCAAGAACCACAAAGTTCTTGCCTacaaaggggaaaaaaagaaatttggaaaaaaaaaaagacaagacaataGAAATTGATTTCCGTGCCAATAGGTAGTTATGAGTAAGCAAAAAAGTGATTAAACAGGAACaacagagaaagaagaaagaaaaaaaacaccatcCGCTTGTAGCTCCCTTTGAATATATGAAAGCCCAcgtctaaaaaaaaagggaaaaaaaaaaggaggtCCAAATGcgtgtgtatatatatgcgTGTTCGTTATGTGAATGTaggatgctttttttttttcggggtGTATGTGTATGTGCGCATGCTTGTGCAATTGGATGGAGGCAGGATAGCTaattcttttgtttttgtgggaaaagaaaagacattTTGCTTATTTTTGTGTACAGAGGAAGTGCCAGTTTTCATGTCTCCTCCGCCATCAGTTTGCCCTTCCGCTCTatgcttttcttctgcttgatgctgatggattGAGCCAACTCAGATACCGGCTCTTGTTGGCATGTGCGTAGCGCagattcctttttttttttttttttttttttggtaggTTCGCCTAATCAGATAGTAGTCATGTACATATTGGTGCCCCTCACTGGCTGAGAACAGGGCTTCCTAGAGGGCTGATGCTATCCAGAGGTGCAGCATGAAGCGCAGGTCTGTTGGGGCCAGCGCCGTTTTGGCCCTCTGCATGCTTTTTCAGGACAGACTGGACCCATTCAGCAACTTCGGCGTCTTCCGTGCCCGAGCTCAGCTCCATGTGTCCTACCGCCTCGGCTACCTTGTCTGtggcctcgtcatcttcggcaACTTCATCAATCGTTTCCGGCTTAGATAGAGACTGGATCCAGGGATGTTTAAGTAGCATGGCATATGTCGGGCGCTGCTTTGGTATCTTATGAAGACAGCTCTTGACAAAGTCCTTTGCCAAATCGGAGTAGCCATCCTCTGGCATAGCCGGCGGCTCGCCTTCAACAATGGCCTATGATGAAGTTAGTCAAGTGGTACATTTAATCAACAAGTCAGTGACAGCTCACATTCAGTTGGCTGAAAATAGTGGACGATGCTTCAGGGGGGTATGGATATTGACCCATAGCGCACTCGATGACTGTCAGACCCAAACTCCAGACATCACTTTGAACACTGTAAGTGCCATCCGAGTTGCCCGCCTGTGCCATACCACCTCCAGAGATTCTTTCGGGCGCCATGTAGCTCTGGCATCCAATGTTTGTCTTGGCAATGCTGGCCACAAGGTTGCCACTGACGCCAAAGTCGCAGATTTTGACCTGACCCCGCGTGTTGGCCAGGATATTCGTCGGCTTGACGTCTCGATGGATAATGTTATGCTCGTCCTTTAATGATTTGAGACCCATCACGGCTGAATAAGTAATCTTTCTCAGGATGTTTTCGGGAATACCTCCAGCGTAGATCTTATCAATGGAGCCACCATCCATGTATTCAATGCACATGTATACAGCGCCTTCCTGGAAAAAGGCTCCGTAAAAGTCAATGATGAATGGAGACACACACTCGTGAAGGATGACCAGCTCTTTGAGGATAGTGGTAAACTTGGCATCGTCGAGCTCGAGTCGGATTTCcttcatggccatgactTTGCCGGCTTGAGTTTCCAGCGCGTTTGTGGCATCATGCACCGCCGAGTCTGATTGACTTCGGTGCGGTTGTGGATGCGGCAACTTGGCCCCAGACAACCCTGGCCCAAATCGTGGTACACTCGGCTTCGCATGCCTGACCTTGTACACTGTTCCGTAGTTGCCTTTGCCCAACTCGTCTATTATTTCCACCTCATCTAGGGATATCTTGAAGGTCTGGCCATTGGAAAAGTTTACTCCAGTACGAGTGATTGTGGCTGCGCCGTCAAACGTAATCCAGCCCTTTTCTGTATCGATATACTTCTTGAAGTCGTCTAGTTTTGACCCCAAGGACGATTTGCCATTGGGTGCGCTTGGTTGGGGCAATCccgagagagatggagcTCCCGGTCGGCGCATGCTACCAGTAGGAgggccaccaccgccacccaTGTCTGATAGCTTCATTCCTCCCATCATATTGGCTCTTCGCTCGCTGAGAGACTTTGGTATGACAGGTGCTGATCTGGGGTGCGGTACGGGGCCGGGACGCTGCATGGCTGGGGGCATGCGCAGAGCAGTGAAGCCACCAGCTATAGGTCCTCCAGCTGTGGGCATCGGTGAGACGGGAGAGCTGCCCGCCGCTGACATTCCTTTCTGCATTCGTTGTTGGTGAAGCGCGCGCGCCTTGGCCATGACGCTGTTTTCCATggctccagcaccggcagCAAAGGATGACCCAGTCGAGGAAGGATTTCTTGCCTTGCCCAGCATTCCCAGCGGAGTTGAATTAGGGTTCATGTTTTGGGGATCGGCAAAGGTGTTGAGGAACGGTAGTCTCTTGGGGGAGCTGGGTGATTCGCCCAGCTCATCGCCGTTGGGGGTTCCTGCTATGGACGAGTCCTCAGAGAACGGCGATGCCTGCATAGAGAGATCTCGATCATCGGATATGCTGTCCGGCGTGGCCGGGATGGAATCGGTGCCGCTCATCGTGACGGTTGGAGAGATGTAACTGCGTGAGGATTTGCTCCGCGCGGAGGTAGGAGAGaatggtgatggagatggagtcgcaggagggagagagatggagagatctCCCCAGTTTTTACAGACAGAAGCCACACAGCGGAGCTACTGGGTATGCTCGATCGATCGACGATGCGCGGCGTCGCAGAGGCGGAGGCCCAGCGACCCGGCAACTATGAGGAGGACGAGAGGAGTGTTATCCTtgttggtttttttttttcccagcGGTGGACGTTGACGATGCTGGTGGTCCGAGGTCGAGGCTTTGAAGCTTAACCAAGGTGGGGTTTTCGGATGCTTCGTCGCTGACAATTCCCTTTGATGACGGCCGATTCGCGGGAGGCGGACGGCGGACGGTTTGGTCCTGGCGGACTACGCTCCTCAAAGACTAGGCCGGTCTAGACTTTTTGCACGACGcagggaagaagcagagcaaTCGAAGAGATGCTCGGCTATCGCTCGGTTTATACGTGTACCTTCTGACACGATGCGTTTTTCGTTCGTGGGGCGACGCGAAAGAGGGGGGAAATGGAAGTTAGATAAGACAGAGCGACAAAGCTGCAGACAACGGTTAGCTCAGCGCCGGCTGGATCATCGCGGGCTTGAGAATTTGCGACGCCACTTGCAGAGCGGATTTCGACTTTTATGTATGAAACGGCGCTTGCCTCGTCCATGCGCCCGGAGCTACTGAAGAGATGGAGCGTACCTGAAATGAGCCCGGATCCGCCAGGCTTGTTTGCTGAGGGCTTTGCAGGGCTGCGTCCGCACCGGTAGTTGCGAAGAAGGCTTGAAGAgattttcttgtcttttcaaCCGGTAAGTTGTGGCGGGTCGTCTGTCTTATACGAATCCAGGCACAACTTTTTTGGGGAGGTCCTGTTTTGGGCAATGTAGTtgaagcagcgcaaagagGCTTACTAAGTCGTCGAAAGTATATTGACACTGCGTACTGCTAGGTACCAGGTAGAGACTGTGGCAGTGTCAGGTATCGATCGGGAAACAAGGCCAGGAACGCTCGTTGGCCAATTCCCAGAGCCGTCGACGTACCTGCTGGCTGTTTTTGGCCCAGTGAAGAAACCTGAACGGCGCTGCGGCACAGACAGCTGGAACCAATTGCTGCTCTACCAAGGCACAAGCTTGCAGAGCCTTGCAGTGGATGCTAGCCTGCGATAGGGCAAGCGAATGCCAAAAGATGCAGAGCCGTGCGGGGTTGGAGGTTGGAGATTCTGGCGCTTTCTGTCGCGGcagtgacgatgacgatgcgaAGGCCCGATGTGCGTCAAATGCAGGATCCTGGATAATCGTCAGGCGGCGTCTCTGAGCCGGCACGTCATATAAAGCAGGCCGCCCGTCAATTGGCGCGCCGGGATTGGTGGCAAGACTCGTCTGTCGTGACCCAAAAGTGGGCATCAGCGCTGTGTCCATCCATGCCGCCGGGTAAAAGATGCTGGAGCCAGCGCACTGCACTGGTTAATAACCTACCTATCAACGATCCAATGCTGTTCTTTGTCTCGCGAAAACGGCGCCGACAGGGGACGCAGCAGAACAGACCCTGCTATACGGCAGCGAATGGGCAGTCAGAAGACCAGAAACACAGGTGCCTAAACTCGCAGTCTATGCCGGGCGTGAGGTGTGACGTGATTCAGTCAGCTTCGGGCTGGGCGAGGGAATGAGTGTACTCGGTATCAATGCAGAAATAACAGGACAGACACAGGGGGTCCAGCGTTGGGCttgggagagagagaaaaacgcCCACAGGCAGGGCGGAAGTGGAACAAAagggcaaagatggagaatcGAAAGAAGAGTGATGGAAGGAAAGGGAAGGGGGATATGGCTGCAGTTGATGATTTATATCACCGCCGTCTCCTGGGTACAATCCAAAGCACGATATCAGCTAGGAACGCTGAACAAGAGCCCGCCGGGCGCTACAGGCAGCTGCTAATATTTGTCAGGGCACAGATCagaggcggcagcggcgtctCTCGTCGCTGCATGTTTGATATGGCCCTGTGACTGGGACGGGTCTTGATAGTGACTCTGAGGCCTCTTGCGCGGAATATCCCACCAAAATCCGCTGTGATGGTTGGCAGACCCCACACGCGGGTACTCTTTTGTTTCGTATTTTCGCCCCGACGACTACACGATGATGACGCCAGTTGCTCCCGGGTTTGGAGGTACTGGCGGATAGGAGGGTACAAGCTGCGGCGGGATCCAGGCCGACGATCCATATCAGACAGATCTCATTATGAAACCGCCTCTGGTCCCCGAGCCGTGCCTTGAAGCAATAGCGGCCTATCACGGGCCAAGGCTATGACAAGCCAGTTCGCCTAGAGGCGACGAGTCCTCTCTCTTTCACCTCCTAATATGAAGCCaccgaaaagaaaaagggctgGGGACCCGTTCCATCCTACGGGAGCCGGGCTACCCCAGAATCCATCTGGTGTGTTTTCTGTTTGCTTCTCACGACCCTGCATTCGATTGGGCTTTTGGCGCCTCGTTATTGGGCTGCCGCGGAGAGGCTACCGCAGGTCCttggtggccatggcggtGGCTGCCCGACAAGCTGCGTTGCAAGCGCAAGAATCGCCGCCCTTGCATCGGCTGGTGTCTCTGCTGAGGTGCCTCTGCCGTGTTTGCCAATCTCGTTTCATGATGGCCTCCCGATGCTGATTGCTACAAGTATTTGTGGATAAGTTACATGTTTACTACATACAGCCCACCAGCATGCAGGCAGCACCGGGTGCTTGGTCTTATGCACAAACACCAATTTGTATCGATACTCAAGGCTCACGCAGCCCAATCGTCTGCTCAAGGTCCCCACATCGATGCTACCCTCAGCCCAGCATGGATGACTTAATGAACTAATCAAACGGGACCCTGGCGGTTCGGATGCATCATATTTCGTAGCTAtgaagcttttttctttgtgcATTGTGTAACCCAGCTGGGGAGGGATCGGCGCCTTGCTCGTTTCAAACAACTGATGCGCATTTTCCCCTCCATCGCGTTTATCATGACGTACTCTATATTTACAATCTCGATTGTGAGTTTTTGGTCGCGATGGAGGCGATTATTGAAATGGCTATGAGCACAATGACATTGTGCGCATCCACGTTGACGATAAGCTGCCAGTTGTTTGTTTTTCCATTGGTTACACGTTGCGCTTTTATCTTGACTCTCGGTGTGGCTGGTGTCTCTATCTATGATGTGCCATACTTTCTACGTAGTGGAGCTAGCTACCCGTGCGAGGCTGAGAGCTATCAAAAATAATCCAATGTTGGCATTATTGCGCATCTTGTGTATAACATGCTGTATAAGATGCACAGGTAAAAGTGACAGCATCCGAAAGCCTGGCGCCCGAGACATGGACTACCCTAGAGTCACGCCGTAGGATTATTTTCTCCCTTGCAGGACGGGAAAAAGTGAGGCTGTCAAGGGAGACGGGCATCGAGGGTCATCAAATGCAGCGCTGGCAGTCTATTACTGgtagcttctttctctttctaAAAGGGATGAGACAATCTCATTTCCTGCCAGCCGTCATATCAAGTTACGGTGCATATACGAGTTTGCTAGAGGCCCAAATGTCTTGGAGATACGGTGTGATGCGGCCGTGGCATGGTTGAAGCCGTGTGAATCTGTTTGCGCTGGCATCTCTTGCCAGGATGCTGGGCTTATACGCCACAGTAAGAACCTATGGCTGAAGCAACAAGGCGCCCGGCCTTATCTCTGCTCTCCCACACAGGCGCGCAAGACTAAGCCGTATGCAAGGATATCAGGTTCGGAAGGGTTCTATTTACCGCTTGCTCGCCAGCGCCAAGCCTGCCAAGGTAAATAAGCTCATTACGAATCCTTCACAGCCATAACAAGCCTCCGCAACGTACCTACGATGGTGGCTGGTTTGTGTAATGTGTAATGTCCACCAAAACCATCTCTCCGCTGCAGGTCCACTTCGCAGGCGACGAGATAAAGGCTGCAAAAAGCAGGTCAACAGCAGAGCATGAAGCCACACGTGATCGCAGCCAATGCAGCCAGACAGCTGGTTCCCTCATCGCTGCGCTGCCTGATAGCCCTACCCCTACGGTGCTGCTCTCCCCTGGCCAGGCCTCTTTTGGAGGGCTCATGGGCGCATCCAGGGATGccattggccagcagccacaagTACCTGACAGCGCAGTCCTCCACCCAGAGTGACATCAGCCGCGCCGTGACGCCCCAAAGCAGCGCCAAGAGGGCACTTGGATGGCACCCAGAGCGCTAGAGAGGCCGCTAAGCTGCAGCCCGGCAGCCCGGCCAGAGCTTGTTTGGCCCAGCTCTTCCGCTCGTCCTCATGTCACTGTTGCGTGTTGCGCGACCATTCGCCTCCCTTATCGCTGAGTCGTGCTATCTGCGCCCATACGCCAGTCCCGGTCGCACCACAGCATCATAGAGTGCCGGCGAAATAGCGCCCTATTGGAGGCCCATTCAGCGGCATCTTCAGGTTTTCTGGCCCTTTGCCTGGCAGCATGGCCCCGTTGCGCAGCCACTCTAAACGTCGTCACTTCACATTGCCTGCAGCATCTCATTTGACACGCATCACATCCTCGTTGCTTTTATTCCCCCCCAATCTCACGGCCTGCGCAAGAGGCCAATCTTGTGGCTGTTTTGACATCGCCTGCCGAACAAAACTCCCCTGAACCTGGACAACGCTCAGCACTCCCCGGTGACCTCATCCCAGCTCCATTGCCATTTTGTCCCAGACAAGCGGCTAGCTGACGACGCTTTGAACTTTCTGTGAACCACCCCAAGGGCTTAGGCTTCAGCAAAGGATTtctgccttcttttctttcttcttttactcttcttttgaCCCTTGCATATCGCCCTTTTCTACCCCATCGTCGCAAAGTCTGTTCTTGGACAATTTGATACAACAGCGCCGATCCACAACGACCTCTACTCGATTCGACGCGCTTCAATTCCACTCAACATTGCCACTCCTCGAGCGAACCATCATTTCGAGCCTCTGGGTCACATTTGATGGATCCTGCCGCCTCTCTCACGCCGCCGACTTCGTTTCGGCTGGCCGTGCTGGCCCAAAAGGCCTACGACATGCCGCTCAAGGTCTTTGAGTCCGCTGCGCCTGCGCCGTCGCATCCCTCCTTGTCGCATCTCTGCTTGCTCGTCTTCGAAGCTGTTCTGGAAGTAGTCTGCGTGAGCTTGCCGGGATACATTGTCGCGCGCCTTGGCCACTTCGATGCCGATAAGCAAAAGTTTCTGGCCAATCTCAATGTGATGCTCTTCACGCCCTGCCTGAGTATGCTGCTCCCTCTGGTGATGTCTCCTGTTCCCCTTTGAACGCCCACCTGACATATTATTCCATAGTCTTCACTAAGCTTGCATCCCAGCTCAATGCCGAAAAACTATCCGATCTTGCCATCATCCCCGCCATTTTTGTCGTACAAACCCTCGTATCATGGGTAGTCTCGATCTTGGTTGCCAAAGCATTCCGATTCAATAAACGAGCGTCCAACTTCGTCACGGCCATGGGCGTCTTTGGCAATTCCAACTCACTGCCCATTTCTCTAGTTCTGTCTCTCTCGCAGACAATCAAGGGCCTTCACTGGGACAGGATACCTGGCGATAACGATGACGAAGTCGGCGCTCGCGGCATCTTATATCTACTTATATTCCAGCAACTCGGTCAACTTGTCAGATGGAGCTGGGGATACCACGTCTTGCTAGCCCCCAAGGATAAATATGCCGAATATCAAGATGAAATTGCCGAAGAGGGCCAGTATAGATATACGGACGAAGAGCCAACCGAACAGGAGCCGGAGATTCTCATTACTGGCCTGGACGGTGATAccgaagatgatggcgatagCAATGCTTCTCAAGTCTACATACCTGCTGGACGCACACCCCTTGCGAACAATTCCCGGGCTTCACTGGCTGCCTCCTCGGTCGATAATGACGATGTGCTGAATTTCAAAAAGGGCAATTACCCTCATGCAAGCGCGCTCGCCAATACAGACTTGGAAGATGATATTCTTTCATTCCCTCGCATCCGTCTTCGAGATGAGACTGAAACCGAGCACGGAACTGCTGCTCGTATCAAGAAATCACTGCATTCTCTCAAAGACAAAGCGTCTGCGGCCATGACTCGCCAACATCAGCGTCTTCCTCAGCCGGTAAAGACCTGCCTTTCT is drawn from Trichoderma atroviride chromosome 7, complete sequence and contains these coding sequences:
- a CDS encoding uncharacterized protein (BUSCO:EOG092D2CBO) — protein: MWHVPRLQLRAAAAAASASHRVGVSVAGRRYQTTFAKLSLLQHQHLIGDNSTGLTSYEAAEDVQEEHRARFLTWKGLPERSRTEEDCPRPQLITFESTPTFTLGRRQDDLIPEQMFHLERPLDVHLLQRPQPIEGLFYPQVKKTNRGGLTTYHGPGQLVLWPVLDMHSSLYPKYSVSSFASHLETTTQRFLSDMFDIQTYTNRDEPGVWVQESSGPPRKIAALGVHHRRYITALGTAINIDVSVKGLERLNPWARFVPCGLEGKLATSVVAELGSAAQGMSFDFIELAQRWASIFEEGLKDASKRGVDLGR
- a CDS encoding uncharacterized protein (EggNog:ENOG41~TransMembrane:4 (i7-26o114-137i144-168o188-210i)); translated protein: MPKNALLASIGFILLCVSQLFIWFIILPGVTHDTPFRHTYYLRADTSGITGARDVSQWTYFFICGPDNRDCGPSHPAIPFGFAWDSNARNVPPGLGGSHGSHTTSFHYFYMWRFGWVFLLMTLFFEVLAFFTSILACCGRLGAALAFVVSSIALFFYTLAVSIITATFCEARNRFHDVGRSAKIGPWAFGFLWGSYVALLIAVILFALGIRSNPTFDFKRRQSSREPTGSRGRSYDGRRVKEEYS
- a CDS encoding uncharacterized protein (TransMembrane:8 (o42-67i79-98o110-131i377-402o422-443i464-488o500-518i539-558o)), whose protein sequence is MDPAASLTPPTSFRLAVLAQKAYDMPLKVFESAAPAPSHPSLSHLCLLVFEAVLEVVCVSLPGYIVARLGHFDADKQKFLANLNVMLFTPCLIFTKLASQLNAEKLSDLAIIPAIFVVQTLVSWVVSILVAKAFRFNKRASNFVTAMGVFGNSNSLPISLVLSLSQTIKGLHWDRIPGDNDDEVGARGILYLLIFQQLGQLVRWSWGYHVLLAPKDKYAEYQDEIAEEGQYRYTDEEPTEQEPEILITGLDGDTEDDGDSNASQVYIPAGRTPLANNSRASLAASSVDNDDVLNFKKGNYPHASALANTDLEDDILSFPRIRLRDETETEHGTAARIKKSLHSLKDKASAAMTRQHQRLPQPVKTCLSFIHMSITKIYAFIWGFMNPPLWAMLIAVVVASIPNLQQLFFEDGSFVKNSVTNAVSSSGGVAVPLILVVLGANLARNTAAHDFPIDPEEEKIGTKLLVASLLSRMVLPTLIMAPILALTAKYLPISILDDPIFIVVCFLLTGAPSALQLAQICQINNVYEQTMGRILFQSYVIWILPSTLFLVMMALEVIEWATLN